In a single window of the Antedon mediterranea chromosome 1, ecAntMedi1.1, whole genome shotgun sequence genome:
- the LOC140059427 gene encoding elongation factor 1-beta-like, whose product MGFGDLKNKTGLQALNEFLAQKSYIEGYVPSQADVVIFHAVGKSPGADLVHVARWYNHVKSYSKDFGSLPGVKKPASEYGPAGDGKNDDDDDDDLFGSDDDEDAEEVARLKQERLEAYNAKKAKKPTLIAKSNIILDVKPWDDETDMKELEKRVRSIEADGLLWGTGKLVPVAYGIKKLTISCVVEDDKISTDFLEEKILEFDEYIQSMDIAAFNKI is encoded by the exons ATGGGATTTGGTGATTTGAAAAACAAGACTGGTCTTCAAGCACTGAACGAGTTTCTCGCACAAAAAAGTTATATTGAAGG GTATGTACCTTCACAGGCCGATGTTGTCATTTTCCACGCGGTAGGTAAGAGCCCAGGTGCAGACTTAGTTCATGTTGCTCGTTGGTACAATCATGTAAAATCTTACAGTAAGGATTTTGGCAGTCTACCAGGTGTGAAGAAACCAGCTTCGGAGTATGGTCCTGCAGGTGATggaaaaaatgatgatgatgacgatgatgatttGTTCGGCTCAGATGATGATGAG gatgcAGAAGAAGTGGCAAGGTTAAAGCAAGAAAGATTAGAGGCATACAATGCCAAGAAAGCTAAAA aACCTACTTTGATTGCCAAATCTAATATTATTTTGGACGTTAAACCG tGGGATGATGAAACAGACATGAAGGAGTTGGAAAAACGTGTACGATCTATAGAAGCTGATGGATTACTATGGGGAACAG gtaaaCTTGTGCCAGTTGCCTATGGAATTAAAAAACTTACGATTTCATGTGTGGTAGAAGATGATAAAATAAGTACAGATTTTTTGGAAGAAAAAATATTGGAATTTGATGAATAT attcaaaGTATGGATATTGCAGCATTTAACAAGATCTAA
- the LOC140059419 gene encoding nuclease EXOG, mitochondrial-like has protein sequence MARPIGTFCGNLAIAATSSFVVLGFVSFFQSKEKETELPNNIKEKFTTADPQKISQGARILKYGAPERGENVYFHANHVLGYNQAKRIPDWVAEHITGDHLKGSATRKKSNFKEDLQIVDIFRSSNSDYKNSGWSRGHMAPAADSKYSQIAMDETFLLSNIVPQDINNNQHFWNRFEIYCRSLTQTFHDVRVISGPLFIPTVEENGKLFIKYEVIGVNQVAVPTHLYKIVVIENTFDKMVAVGAFIVPNQPITGSDLANYQVSLDDLEKKSGLKFLPMLNLSKTKNLCSVVSCKLMGGKELELMFIRKKLESAYNLDELEKVWKEMKRKKISPEKAEYEIYERKKAELMR, from the exons ATGGCTAGACCTATTGGAACATTTTGTGGAAACTTGGCAATTGCTGCAACGTCATCGTTCGTTGTTCTTGGATTTGTGAGTTTTTTTCAATCAAAAGAAAAAGAGACGGAGTTGCCTAACAACATTAAAGAAAAATTCACAACAG CTGATCCGCAAAAAATATCTCAAGGAGCCAGAATTTTGAAGTATGGTGCCCCAGAGCGAGGAGAAAATGTCTATTTTCATGCCAATCATGTATTGGGGTATAATCAAGCCAAAAGAATTCCTGACTGGGTAGCAGAGCACATCACAGGCGATCATCTAAAAG GTTCAGCAACACGCAAGAAGTCAAACTTCAAAGAAGATTTGCAAATAGTCGACATATTCCGATCATCCAATAGTGATTACAAAAATAGTGGCTGGTCAAGAGGTCACATGGCACCTGCTGCAGATAGTAAATATAGCCAA ATAGCAATGGATGAAACGTTTTTATTGTCTAATATTGTTCCACAAGACATCAATAACAATCAACATTTTTGGAATCGTTTTGAGATTTACTGCAGAAGCCTAACGCAAACATTTCATGATGTTCGTGTTATTAGTGGGCCTCTATTTATTCCAACAGTTGAAGAAAATGGcaaattattcataaaatatgAG GTAATTGGTGTAAATCAGGTTGCTGTTCCAACTCATTTGTACAAGATTGTTGTcattgaaaatacatttgacaaAATGGTAGCTGTTGGTGCATTTATTGTTCCAAATCAACCTATCACCGGTTCAGACCTTGCCAACTATCAAGTTTCACTTGATGATCTAGAGAAAAAATCTGGATTAAAGTTCTTACCGATGTTAAATTTGAGTAAGACAAAGAACTTGTGTAGTGTTGTTAGCTGTAAGCTTATGGGTGGTAAAGAATTAGAACTAATGTTTATTCGTAAGAAACTTGAAAGTGCTTATAACTTGGATGAACTTGAAAAAGTGTGGAAGGAAATGAAGAGAAAGAAAATAAGTCCAGAGAAAGCAGAATATGAAATATATGAAAGAAAAAAGGCTGAACTGATGAGATGA
- the LOC140047186 gene encoding uncharacterized protein — translation MGEWQHGLFGCFDNFGMCIITYFVPCYTAGKNAEKNGESCMVYGLLSILGCIGVWSMTKIRGKTRANKGIEGSYTSDCLMSLFCPICALVQEGQELEDVQVASMARE, via the exons ATGGGCGAATGGCAGCACGGTCTCTTCGGATGTTTCGATAACTTTGGAATGTGTATTATCACATATTTTGTACCATGTTATACTGCCGGAAAAAATGCAGAGAAAAACGGTGAGAGTTGCATGGTGTATGGGTTGCTGTCCATCTTGGGATGTATTGGCGTTTGGTCCATGACCAAGATTAGAGGAAAAACAAGAGCAAATAAGGGAATAGAG GGAAGCTACACGAGTGACTGTCTGATGTCGTTATTCTGTCCCATATGCGCACTCGTTCAAGAAGGACAG GAACTGGAAGACGTCCAAGTAGCATCGATGGCTAGAGAATAA
- the LOC140047194 gene encoding adenosine deaminase-like, whose product MASSFKEGLYRVELHCHLDGSCRAETLWNIAKRRGMVDTLPGKNFKDFTSELHVVGGGSLTKFIKSFEIYMPILRGDSEAIKEIARDLCEDKLKEGVAYFETSYCPHLLSNENMTADQVVQLVNEGLKEGQDKYGVQARSILCLMRGKPEWCQEVVELCDKYRNDGVVGIGIGGDESLTLQNEFHQAFQEAIKLNIKRTIHAGESGPAANVKEAIEVFKAQRIGHGYHCLDDDKVYELVKKANVHLEVCPTSSMVLGSVSPDWNKHPAIRFAKDSLNFSLNTDDSLHFMNTLMTEEDIALKYFGISDEDLIRLRVCAAECAFLPEEDRDKLVEHVKYYSNAKK is encoded by the exons GTTTAAAGAAGGTCTTTACAGG GTTGAGTTACATTGCCACCTTGATGGTTCTTGTCGGGCAGAAACTCTTTGGAACATTGCTAa ACGACGTGGCATGGTAGATACACTGCCTGGAAAGAATTTTAAAGACTTCACTTCAGAGCTACACGTAGTGGGTGGTGGATCATTGACAAAATTCATCAAGAGTTTTGAAATTTATATGCCTATTCTAAG aGGTGATAGTGAAGCAATAAAGGAAATTGCAAGAGATCTGTGTGAAGATAAATTGAAGGAAGGGGTTGCATATTTCGAAACATCATACTGCCCTCATCTTCTATCAAATGAAAATATGACAGCAGATCAAGTTGTACAACTTGTGAATGAAGGTTTAAAAGAAGGACAAGACAAGTATGGGGTACAAGCAAGGAGTATACTATGTCTTATGAGGGGAAAACCAG aaTGGTGCCAGGAGGTTGTAGAATTATGTGACAAGTATCGAAATGATGGTGTTGTAGGCATTGGTATTGGTGGTGACGAATCACTAACTCTACAAAATGAATTTCACCAGGCATTTCAG GAAGCcattaaactaaatataaaGAGAACAATACATGCAGGGGAGTCTGGACCAGCAGCCAATGTAAAGGAAGCAATTGAGGTGTTTAAAGCTCAACGTATAGGTCACGGTTATCATTGTCTTGATGATGATAAAGTTTATGAG TTGGTAAAGAAGGCAAATGTACATTTGGAAGTATGCCCAACCTCTAGCATGGTCCTTGGTAGTGTTAGTCCAGATTGGAATAAACATCCAGCTATAAG ATTTGCAAAAGATAGTTTGAATTTTTCATTAAATACTGACGACAGTTTGCATTTTATGAACACATTAATGACAGAAGAGGATATTGCTCTGAAATATTTTGGAATATCTGATGAAGATCTGATAAGATTA AGAGTTTGTGCTGCTGAATGTGCATTTCTCCCAGAAGAAGACAGAGACAAACTAGTGGAACATGTCAAGTATTACAGTAATGCTAAAAAATAA